The proteins below are encoded in one region of Phoenix dactylifera cultivar Barhee BC4 unplaced genomic scaffold, palm_55x_up_171113_PBpolish2nd_filt_p 001530F, whole genome shotgun sequence:
- the LOC120108758 gene encoding uncharacterized protein LOC120108758 has translation MFPTALCQSPPLSLSVWLDSHAIAIISPLICPSLCSLSLCLPPAQPPSLAMGVLRDPGRRLSVAFALLFFAAALGSGLVVGAAAEREEEARGRHHLEKWEHLELQPVARRRLVGPGSSPPTCRGRCGRCLPCRPVHVAIQPGGARRRSTTRRPGDASVGISSSCPDSDFP, from the exons ATGTTCCCCACAGCACTCTGCCagtctccccctctctctctctctgtatggCTTGACTCTCACGCCATTGCAATTATATCTCCCCTCATTTGCCCCAGtctctgctctctctctctctgtctccctCCTGCGCAGCCTCCAAGCTTGGCCATGGGCGTTCTGCGAGACCCGGGCCGCCGTCTCTCCGTTGCATtcgcccttctcttcttcgccGCAGCTCTTG GCAGTGGATTGGTGGTGGGAGCGGCcgcggagagggaggaggaggcgagGGGGAGGCATCATTTGGAGAAGTGGGAGCACTTGGAGCTGCAGCCGGTGGCGCGGCGGCGGCTGGTGGGTCCGGGGTCGTCGCCGCCGACGTGCCGGGGGCGGTGCGGGCGGTGCCTCCCGTGCCGGCCGGTGCACGTGGCGATCCAGCCGGGCGGTGCACGACGGAGGAGTACTACCCGGAGGCCTGGCGATGCAAGTGTGGGAATAAGCTCTTCATGCCCTGATTCTGACTTCCCTTAG